A window of Pirellula sp. SH-Sr6A contains these coding sequences:
- a CDS encoding ATP-dependent Clp protease ATP-binding subunit, whose amino-acid sequence MYERFTDRARKVMQLANQEAQRFNHEYIGTEHILLGLVKEGSGVAANVLKNLDVDLRKIRLEVEKLVQSGPEMVTIGKLPQTPRAKKVIEYSMEEARNLNHNYVGTEHILLGLLREQEGVAAQVLMNLGMKLDDVREEVLNLLGHGMESAEVGERGGREGNNPSEPGASSKGGKSKTPALDSFGRDLTELARQGKLDPVIGREREIERATQVLCRRTKNNPVLLGEAGVGKTAIVEGFAQRVVNGEVPEILADKRIVVLDLAMMVAGTKYRGQFEERIKAVMNEVRRAKNTILFIDELHTLVGAGGAEGAIDAANVLKPALARGEIQCIGATTLDEYRKYIEKDNALARRFQEIMVEPTGTQETIQILKGLKERYEEHHRVQITDDAIAAAVEMSERYITARCLPDKAIDVIDEAGARVRLRTMSKPPDLKDIDDEVERLNKEKEDAVANQDFEKAASLRDQADKLRRKKEQITRDWREKSRETDGVVDEEVIAEVVSKMTGIPLTRLTTEDSLRLMNMEEELHKRVVSQDQAVSAVAKAVRRSRSGLKDPKRPTGCFIFAGPTGVGKTLLAKALAESLFGDSDALIHIDMSEYMEKHNVSRLIGAPPGYVGYEEGGQLTEKIRRRPYAVVLLDEIEKAHPDVFNMMLQVMEEGRLTDSFGRNVDFRNTILILTTNAGAEAIKNESAFGFQKPDNDASYDSMKARVMDQIERVFRPEFLNRLDDVIIFRHLNKEDLKKVIDFEMSKVKERLRDRGFDLILTDEAKEFIIKQGSNLDYGARPLRRAIEQRVEDPLSEELLRGTFEGKNTIIVEAFKDADGKVTRLEFKSESRETPASETATAAS is encoded by the coding sequence ATGTACGAAAGATTTACTGACCGCGCTCGCAAAGTGATGCAGCTTGCCAACCAAGAGGCACAACGATTCAACCACGAGTACATCGGAACCGAACACATCCTTTTGGGTTTGGTGAAGGAAGGAAGCGGGGTTGCAGCGAACGTTCTCAAAAACCTAGATGTCGACCTTCGCAAGATTCGTCTCGAAGTCGAAAAGCTCGTCCAAAGTGGCCCGGAAATGGTCACCATTGGCAAGCTCCCCCAAACTCCTCGCGCGAAAAAAGTCATCGAGTATTCCATGGAAGAGGCTCGCAACCTCAACCATAACTACGTCGGCACCGAGCACATCCTGCTCGGTTTGCTCCGAGAGCAAGAAGGGGTCGCCGCTCAAGTCCTGATGAACTTGGGCATGAAACTAGACGACGTGCGAGAGGAAGTCCTCAATCTTCTCGGCCATGGTATGGAAAGCGCCGAAGTCGGAGAGCGCGGCGGACGAGAGGGGAACAACCCCTCCGAACCCGGCGCATCGTCCAAGGGTGGAAAGAGCAAGACGCCGGCTCTCGATAGCTTCGGTCGCGATCTCACCGAACTCGCCCGTCAAGGCAAACTGGACCCGGTCATCGGCCGCGAACGAGAAATCGAACGCGCCACCCAAGTCCTTTGCCGACGCACGAAAAACAACCCCGTTCTTCTCGGGGAAGCAGGGGTAGGGAAAACGGCAATTGTCGAAGGCTTTGCGCAACGTGTCGTCAACGGCGAGGTCCCTGAGATCTTGGCCGACAAACGCATCGTTGTGCTCGACTTGGCCATGATGGTCGCCGGAACGAAGTACCGAGGACAATTCGAAGAACGCATCAAAGCGGTCATGAACGAAGTTCGCCGCGCGAAGAACACCATCCTCTTCATCGACGAACTCCACACCCTGGTGGGTGCCGGTGGGGCCGAAGGTGCAATCGACGCTGCCAACGTTCTAAAGCCTGCCCTCGCTCGGGGCGAAATCCAGTGCATCGGAGCGACCACCCTCGATGAGTATCGAAAATACATCGAGAAGGATAACGCCCTCGCGCGACGGTTCCAGGAAATCATGGTCGAACCGACCGGTACCCAGGAAACCATTCAGATCTTGAAAGGTTTGAAAGAGCGATATGAGGAGCATCACCGTGTTCAAATCACCGACGATGCGATCGCTGCTGCCGTTGAGATGAGCGAGCGATACATCACCGCTCGATGCTTGCCAGATAAAGCGATCGACGTCATCGACGAAGCTGGGGCTCGTGTCCGTCTCCGCACGATGAGCAAGCCGCCCGATCTGAAGGATATCGACGACGAAGTCGAACGTCTCAACAAAGAGAAGGAAGACGCCGTCGCGAATCAAGACTTTGAAAAGGCAGCCAGCCTTCGCGATCAAGCGGATAAGCTGCGACGCAAGAAAGAGCAGATCACCCGCGATTGGCGAGAAAAGAGCCGCGAAACGGATGGCGTCGTCGACGAAGAAGTCATTGCCGAGGTTGTCTCGAAGATGACCGGTATTCCTCTTACCCGTCTCACCACGGAAGACTCCCTCCGGTTGATGAACATGGAAGAGGAGCTTCACAAACGCGTCGTCAGCCAAGATCAAGCGGTTAGCGCGGTGGCGAAGGCCGTCCGACGCAGCCGTTCCGGCCTCAAGGATCCGAAGCGTCCTACCGGCTGCTTTATCTTTGCGGGTCCAACCGGGGTTGGTAAAACGCTGTTGGCGAAAGCCCTCGCGGAATCCCTGTTCGGTGACTCCGATGCGCTGATCCATATCGACATGAGCGAGTACATGGAGAAGCACAACGTGAGCCGGCTCATCGGTGCACCTCCTGGTTATGTTGGTTACGAAGAAGGTGGCCAGCTGACAGAAAAGATACGTCGCCGCCCTTACGCAGTCGTCCTTTTGGACGAAATTGAAAAGGCTCACCCCGACGTGTTCAACATGATGTTGCAAGTGATGGAAGAAGGACGTCTGACCGACAGCTTTGGTCGCAACGTTGACTTCCGAAATACCATCCTCATTTTGACTACCAACGCGGGTGCGGAAGCGATCAAGAACGAGTCGGCATTCGGTTTCCAAAAACCGGATAACGATGCGTCGTACGATAGCATGAAGGCACGTGTGATGGACCAAATCGAACGAGTCTTCCGTCCCGAGTTCCTCAACCGTCTTGATGACGTCATCATCTTCCGGCACCTCAATAAAGAGGATCTGAAGAAAGTCATCGATTTCGAAATGTCGAAGGTCAAAGAGCGATTGCGAGATCGTGGATTCGACCTCATCCTCACCGATGAAGCGAAGGAATTCATTATCAAGCAGGGTTCGAACCTCGATTACGGAGCTCGACCACTTCGCCGTGCAATTGAACAACGTGTCGAAGATCCACTCTCCGAAGAACTTCTCCGCGGCACCTTCGAAGGCAAAAACACGATCATCGTGGAAGCGTTCAAGGATGCGGACGGCAAAGTCACACGGCTCGAGTTCAAGAGCGAGAGCCGAGAGACTCCCGCTTCGGAAACCGCTACCGCCGCCTCCTAA